A window of Paenibacillus sp. 19GGS1-52 contains these coding sequences:
- the sdaAA gene encoding L-serine ammonia-lyase, iron-sulfur-dependent, subunit alpha yields MNFQTLSELAILCEKRSLGIGALMLEEQSAESGRPSEQEFATMSQYYGVMKEAVHRGMHEDTTSRSGLTGMDAQRVGAYNTANEPCLGGSAGQAMAYALAVSEVNASMGRIIATPTAGSCGIIPGVFLSCQERFGWSDDYMVSGLFAAGAIGYVIANNSFVSGAEGGCQAEVGSAIGMAAGALTELRGGTPAQAVHAVGLALKNSLGLICDPVGGLVEIPCIVRNGFGAVTALAAADMALAGVRSVIPSDEVIQVMLEVGSAMPEKHRETAGGGLAQTPTGRKIMRDLRSKK; encoded by the coding sequence ATGAATTTTCAAACATTGAGTGAGCTGGCTATATTATGTGAGAAACGTAGCTTAGGCATCGGAGCCCTGATGTTAGAGGAGCAAAGTGCAGAATCAGGACGTCCTAGTGAACAGGAATTTGCTACGATGAGCCAATATTATGGAGTGATGAAAGAAGCAGTTCATCGGGGCATGCATGAAGATACCACTTCACGCAGTGGACTTACGGGGATGGATGCTCAGCGTGTCGGTGCATATAACACAGCGAATGAGCCGTGTCTTGGCGGATCAGCGGGTCAAGCGATGGCTTACGCGCTGGCTGTATCTGAAGTGAATGCCTCAATGGGCCGTATTATCGCTACGCCCACAGCAGGTTCCTGCGGGATTATTCCGGGTGTGTTTCTCAGCTGTCAGGAGCGCTTCGGTTGGAGTGACGACTATATGGTATCCGGCTTGTTCGCCGCTGGTGCGATTGGCTATGTCATTGCCAACAATTCTTTTGTATCCGGCGCAGAAGGTGGTTGCCAGGCCGAAGTCGGTTCAGCCATAGGAATGGCGGCCGGTGCACTGACCGAACTGCGCGGCGGAACACCTGCACAAGCAGTACATGCAGTGGGTCTGGCGCTAAAGAATTCGCTGGGTCTTATCTGTGATCCGGTCGGGGGGCTGGTCGAGATTCCTTGTATTGTTAGAAACGGATTTGGTGCAGTGACCGCATTGGCCGCCGCGGATATGGCGCTAGCCGGTGTTCGGAGTGTTATTCCGTCTGATGAAGTAATCCAAGTGATGTTGGAGGTAGGTTCAGCGATGCCGGAGAAACACCGCGAGACAGCAGGGGGTGGCTTGGCGCAGACACCCACCGGCCGCAAAATCATGAGGGACCTACGCAGCAAGAAGTAA
- the sdaAB gene encoding L-serine ammonia-lyase, iron-sulfur-dependent subunit beta, producing MRFKDVFSIIGPAMVGPSSSHTAGAARIGRAARQVLGELPSVAEVTFFGSFSATYQGHGTDRAIAGGLLDFTTDDPRLPDSLELAAEAGMEISFRQRTGLFPHPNTVRLHLTGRDTGSELTLTGISIGGGNIEIVDINGFGVKLTGMYPTVLIDHMDYLGVLASVTDVMRRGHFNIGHMSLDRKNRSGAALTVLELDESATLELIQDLEALPAVKSVKLVNLNEGTQEEKGKESTT from the coding sequence GGAGCTGCACGGATCGGGAGGGCAGCCCGACAGGTACTGGGTGAGCTGCCGAGCGTGGCAGAGGTGACGTTCTTTGGTTCTTTCTCGGCTACCTATCAGGGTCATGGTACAGATCGGGCCATAGCTGGCGGACTGCTGGACTTCACCACCGATGACCCTCGGCTGCCCGATTCTTTAGAGCTGGCGGCTGAGGCCGGGATGGAAATTTCCTTTCGGCAGAGAACCGGATTGTTTCCCCATCCCAATACGGTTCGCCTGCATTTGACCGGTCGGGATACGGGAAGTGAGTTGACGCTGACGGGAATATCGATCGGTGGCGGCAACATTGAGATCGTGGATATCAATGGCTTTGGAGTGAAGCTCACGGGCATGTATCCAACGGTTCTGATTGACCATATGGACTATTTAGGGGTTCTGGCCAGTGTTACGGATGTGATGCGCAGAGGCCATTTTAATATCGGACATATGTCTTTGGATCGGAAAAATCGCAGCGGAGCAGCTTTGACGGTGCTTGAGCTGGATGAATCGGCCACACTGGAGCTGATCCAAGATTTAGAGGCTTTACCTGCTGTGAAGTCGGTAAAGCTGGTTAACCTAAATGAAGGTACACAGGAAGAGAAAGGGAAGGAAAGTACAACATGA